From a region of the Torulaspora globosa chromosome 7, complete sequence genome:
- the AIM32 gene encoding Aim32p (ancestral locus Anc_1.498), with product MSVNKLQQGMFRRYGFAIWSKACYHRQYRFVDGVLAPNANFRSQCECYYEDMNASLPQDKQLDSSIELPKQVPLYQKHLLVISPQDRNPERLEWKTAWQSRLELNNQWPYSVISKLKEHLKDSQSGSGILVNAVAMVSGDIKPLETNSDRIAHIFVLPDSKLYAIHERQIEDFAHFIGGGRVNQSVDHKPSFNDYLRGADNVQILPEAGSLRGSDPHEDLFDYKTSRKDWILVCGHYQRDQRCGLIGQDLIKVIEDRGLGRNKNVGLISHIGGHKYAGNVILYNSYPSKDKLGKYLLNCLWFGKVVPPNVLLLFEHLENGMIPKELYRGGMSMD from the coding sequence ATGTCTGTTAATAAGCTGCAGCAAGGGATGTTCCGCCGATATGGCTTCGCAATCTGGTCAAAAGCCTGCTATCATAGACAGTATAGATTTGTTGACGGTGTCTTGGCACCCAACGCAAATTTTAGGTCGCAATGTGAATGCTATTACGAAGATATGAACGCCAGTTTGCCTCAGGATAAGCAATTAGACAGTTCAATTGAGCTGCCAAAACAGGTGCCACTTTATCAGAAACACTTATTAGTGATTTCTCCCCAGGATAGGAATCCAGAGAGGTTGGAGTGGAAGACGGCGTGGCAAAGTAGGCTTGAATTGAACAATCAATGGCCATACTCCGtgatttcaaagttgaaagagcatttgaaagattcaCAGTCCGGCTCAGGTATTCTCGTTAATGCTGTGGCGATGGTGAGCGGCGATATTAAGCCCCTGGAAACGAACAGTGATCGAATCGCCCACATATTTGTTCTTCCAGACAGCAAGCTTTATGCCATCCATGAGCGACAGATTGAGGACTTTGCGCATTTTATAGGTGGTGGCAGAGTGAACCAATCAGTCGATCACAAACCTAGCTTCAATGACTACTTAAGAGGCGCTGACAACGTTCAGATCCTACCAGAAGCCGGGAGTTTGCGAGGATCAGACCCTCATGAAGACCTATTTGATTATAAAACGAGCAGAAAGGACTGGATCCTGGTGTGTGGGCACTAccaaagagatcaaagGTGTGGTCTAATTGGCCAGGATTTGATAAAAGTGATTGAAGACAGGGGCCTGGGTCGGAACAAGAATGTTGGGTTGATTTCGCATATCGGCGGTCACAAGTACGCCGGTAACGTTATCTTATACAATAGTTATCCTTCTAAGGATAAGCTGGGAAAATACCTGCTGAACTGCTTGTGGTTCGGAAAAGTCGTGCCTCCAAATGTTTTATTACTCTTCGAACATCTGGAGAACGGCATGATACCGAAGGAGTTGTACCGTGGAGGAATGTCTATGGACTAA